A genome region from bacterium includes the following:
- the dcd gene encoding dCTP deaminase: MSIKSDGWIIRMAREHGMIEPFAEKQVRDGVISYGVSSYGYDVRIADEFMIFTNVNSTIVDPKNFDERSLVKIKADTCIIPPNSFALAKTVEYFRIPRNVLTICVGKSTYARCGIIVNVTPFEPEWEGFVTLEVSNTTPLPAKIYANEGIAQVLFFESDEMCQISYADKKGKYQSQKGLTLPRL, translated from the coding sequence ATGAGCATCAAGTCGGACGGCTGGATCATACGGATGGCGCGCGAGCACGGCATGATCGAGCCGTTTGCCGAAAAACAGGTCCGCGATGGAGTCATCTCCTACGGGGTTTCATCCTACGGCTACGACGTCCGCATTGCGGATGAGTTCATGATCTTCACCAACGTGAATTCGACCATCGTCGATCCGAAAAACTTCGACGAGCGCTCCCTGGTCAAGATCAAGGCGGATACCTGCATCATCCCGCCCAATTCCTTCGCCCTGGCCAAAACGGTCGAATACTTCCGGATTCCCCGGAATGTCCTGACAATCTGCGTCGGGAAGAGCACCTATGCGCGCTGCGGGATCATCGTCAACGTCACTCCCTTCGAGCCCGAGTGGGAGGGTTTCGTTACCCTCGAAGTGTCGAACACCACCCCGCTTCCCGCCAAAATTTACGCAAACGAGGGCATCGCACAGGTACTTTTCTTCGAGAGCGATGAAATGTGTCAGATCTCCTATGCGGACAAGAAGGGCAAGTACCAGAGCCAGAAAGGCCTCACCCTGCCCCGGCTTTAG